A region of Saccharococcus thermophilus DNA encodes the following proteins:
- a CDS encoding DUF1360 domain-containing protein, giving the protein MTATELFLFILGTFRLTRLVMYDAITSFLRKPFHEITEETLPDGTVQSFLHIKGSGLRHWMGELLSCYWCTGIWCAAILYIGNMLYPVLFQPLLIILAIAGGASLVEWAIEKADA; this is encoded by the coding sequence GTGACGGCGACTGAGCTTTTCCTTTTTATTTTAGGAACGTTTCGCCTAACGAGATTGGTGATGTATGATGCGATTACGTCTTTTTTACGAAAGCCTTTCCATGAAATCACCGAAGAAACATTGCCCGACGGAACGGTACAATCGTTTTTGCATATTAAAGGGAGCGGATTGCGACATTGGATGGGCGAACTGTTAAGTTGCTATTGGTGCACGGGAATTTGGTGTGCGGCTATTCTTTATATCGGCAATATGCTTTACCCTGTATTATTTCAACCACTGTTGATCATATTGGCGATTGCTGGCGGTGCTTCGCTGGTCGAGTGGGCGATTGAAAAAGCAGATGCGTAA
- the prpE gene encoding bis(5'-nucleosyl)-tetraphosphatase PrpE has product MQIDIIGDIHGCYTEFVKLTKQLGYQWNKGIPIHPDGRKLGFVGDLTDRGPQSLQTIETVYSLVRQKLAYYVPGNHCNKLYRFFLGRNVQIAHGLETTVAEYRALPPSEQAMIRKKFIKLYETSPLYAQLDNGRLIIAHAGIRQDYIGRTDKKVQTFVLYGDITGETNPDGTPVRRDWAKHYQGKAWIVYGHTPVKQPRIINHTINIDTGCVFGGSLTAFRYPEMETVSVPSSLPYVVEKFRTFD; this is encoded by the coding sequence ATGCAAATCGATATTATTGGCGATATTCATGGATGTTACACCGAGTTTGTCAAGCTTACAAAACAGCTTGGCTACCAATGGAACAAAGGCATTCCCATTCATCCGGATGGACGAAAGCTCGGATTTGTCGGTGATTTAACCGACCGCGGTCCGCAATCATTGCAAACGATAGAAACGGTCTACTCTCTTGTCAGGCAAAAGCTAGCCTATTACGTCCCCGGCAATCATTGCAATAAACTATACCGCTTTTTTTTAGGAAGAAACGTGCAAATTGCACACGGTCTTGAAACAACGGTGGCGGAGTATCGGGCACTGCCGCCGAGTGAGCAGGCGATGATTCGCAAAAAATTTATCAAGTTATATGAAACATCGCCGCTATACGCCCAGCTTGACAACGGCCGCCTCATTATCGCCCATGCCGGCATCCGCCAAGATTATATCGGGCGAACCGATAAAAAGGTGCAAACGTTCGTGCTTTACGGCGATATTACTGGGGAAACCAATCCTGACGGAACACCCGTCAGACGGGACTGGGCAAAACATTATCAAGGAAAAGCATGGATTGTATACGGCCATACTCCCGTAAAACAGCCTAGAATCATCAATCATACGATTAACATTGATACCGGCTGCGTGTTTGGCGGTTCGTTAACCGCATTTCGCTATCCGGAAATGGAAACGGTCTCGGTTCCCTCTTCTTTACCATACGTTGTAGAAAAATTTAGAACGTTTGATTAG
- a CDS encoding FtsW/RodA/SpoVE family cell cycle protein, translating into MEQDRLSQFKLDYNLLFILFLMAIVSAIAIHSAEATLPEKLQNVNFAYKQLQWYGIGAVVIALTMIIDYDRFFQIAWYLYGFGMLLLLGLALHVPGAVTLKGATCWYALPGGNFQPSELMKIFMIIVLSRIIVNHREKYPEPTIKDDFRLLGKIALTLFPPLILLMKQPDLGMSMVFVAVTGSLVIVSGIRWRIIFGIIFSGITAAAILVFIFFQFPDFFHKYILEDYQLNRFYGWLAPYEYSNEQGFQLIRSLLAIGSGELYGKGWGKVDVYLPEAHTDFIFGIIAEQFGFIGASVVISLFFLLVYRMVHIALESNDLYGSYLCAGVIGMITFQVFQNVGMTIGLLPITGLPLPFISYGGSSLATYMLAIGLVLNVHSRTKKFMFSTEE; encoded by the coding sequence ATGGAACAAGATCGCTTATCACAGTTCAAGCTCGATTATAATTTGTTGTTTATTTTGTTTTTAATGGCTATTGTCAGCGCGATTGCGATCCATAGCGCAGAAGCTACCTTGCCAGAAAAATTGCAAAATGTCAATTTTGCCTATAAACAATTGCAGTGGTACGGAATCGGCGCTGTTGTGATCGCCTTAACGATGATTATTGACTATGACCGCTTTTTCCAAATTGCCTGGTATTTATATGGATTTGGCATGCTGCTGTTGCTTGGGCTCGCATTGCACGTTCCCGGAGCAGTCACCCTTAAAGGGGCAACATGCTGGTATGCTCTTCCAGGCGGAAACTTTCAGCCATCGGAATTGATGAAAATTTTTATGATTATCGTCCTTAGCCGCATTATCGTCAATCATCGCGAGAAATATCCAGAACCGACCATCAAAGATGATTTTAGGCTGCTTGGTAAAATCGCACTAACTCTTTTTCCGCCGTTAATATTGTTAATGAAACAACCGGACTTAGGAATGTCGATGGTGTTTGTCGCCGTTACCGGTTCGCTTGTGATCGTTTCCGGCATCCGCTGGCGCATTATTTTTGGCATCATCTTTTCCGGAATAACGGCTGCGGCGATTCTTGTGTTTATTTTCTTTCAATTCCCTGATTTTTTCCACAAATATATTTTGGAAGATTACCAGTTAAACCGCTTCTATGGCTGGCTTGCTCCTTATGAATATTCGAACGAGCAAGGGTTTCAGCTTATTCGTTCCCTGCTTGCGATTGGCTCGGGAGAATTGTACGGAAAAGGATGGGGCAAGGTCGATGTTTATCTTCCAGAGGCACATACCGATTTTATTTTCGGTATTATCGCCGAACAGTTCGGATTTATCGGCGCCAGCGTCGTTATTTCGCTCTTTTTCCTGCTTGTTTACCGCATGGTTCATATCGCTCTAGAAAGCAACGACTTATATGGAAGCTACCTATGCGCCGGCGTCATCGGCATGATCACGTTCCAAGTATTTCAAAACGTGGGCATGACAATCGGCCTTTTGCCAATCACTGGTTTGCCTCTCCCATTCATTAGTTACGGAGGAAGTTCGCTTGCAACTTATATGTTAGCCATTGGTCTTGTGCTCAATGTTCATTCGCGCACGAAAAAATTTATGTTTTCCACTGAAGAGTAA
- a CDS encoding YhcN/YlaJ family sporulation lipoprotein has product MNMRKWLLMALAVSIAMGGCAKENGVKQQSMQGTNLIHTNTDGTAKRTNIDQRPAERAVAYVRSRDDIKDAVAVNTSKKLLVAYQIKHMNRFYRKQIEKEIHDQLKHLFPDYQIVSSSDLKIFWKTKELVDNLENKKWDETKANKQIEKIKRLSEDSA; this is encoded by the coding sequence ATGAACATGAGAAAATGGTTACTAATGGCGTTGGCTGTCAGCATTGCGATGGGCGGTTGCGCCAAAGAGAATGGGGTAAAACAACAATCGATGCAAGGAACGAATCTTATTCACACCAATACGGACGGAACAGCCAAACGCACCAATATTGACCAGCGGCCGGCAGAGCGGGCAGTGGCGTACGTGCGGTCAAGGGATGATATTAAAGATGCCGTTGCCGTCAACACAAGCAAAAAACTGCTTGTTGCTTATCAAATCAAGCACATGAATCGCTTTTACCGAAAACAAATTGAAAAAGAAATACACGATCAGCTAAAACACTTATTTCCAGATTATCAAATCGTTTCATCCAGTGATCTAAAAATATTTTGGAAAACAAAAGAGTTAGTGGATAATCTGGAAAATAAAAAATGGGATGAAACAAAAGCTAACAAGCAAATCGAAAAAATTAAGCGGCTAAGCGAAGATTCCGCATAA
- a CDS encoding holin yields the protein MERFKNYGLWLAIGSFVLLALQTFGVDIDLGKYERLYEAFLSILVVAGIINNPSLGRGYSDKVDKDK from the coding sequence GTGGAGCGTTTTAAAAACTACGGCCTTTGGCTTGCCATTGGTTCTTTTGTTCTCTTGGCATTGCAAACATTTGGCGTTGATATCGATTTAGGAAAATACGAGCGGCTATACGAAGCGTTTTTAAGTATTCTTGTCGTGGCAGGGATTATTAACAATCCATCCCTTGGGCGTGGTTACTCCGACAAAGTGGATAAAGACAAATAG
- a CDS encoding DUF1657 domain-containing protein, whose product MTVATQVKQTLAGLKSAQASFETFALQTENQAAKQLYQQAAQQTQAIVDLVSSRVQEIQNEEPQYKQQ is encoded by the coding sequence ATGACAGTTGCAACACAAGTAAAACAAACATTAGCAGGTTTAAAATCAGCACAAGCAAGCTTCGAAACATTCGCATTGCAGACAGAAAACCAAGCTGCAAAACAGCTTTATCAACAAGCAGCACAACAAACACAAGCGATCGTTGATTTAGTTAGCTCGCGCGTGCAAGAAATTCAAAACGAAGAGCCACAATATAAACAACAATAA
- the fabI gene encoding enoyl-ACP reductase FabI, translating into MNLSLKGRTYVVMGVANKRSIAWGIARSLHAAGARLIFTYAGERFEKEVRALVDTLEDESSLLLPCDVTKDDEIVQCFKQIKEQVGVIHGVAHCIAYANKEDLSGEYMKVSREGFLLAHNISAYSLTAVAREAKELMTEGGSIVTLTYLGGERVVQNYNIMGVAKAALDASVKYLANDLGKYGIRVNAISAGPIRTLSAKGVSDFNSILKQIEERAPLRRTTTQEEVGDTALFLFSDLSRGITGEVIHVDSGYHILGY; encoded by the coding sequence ATGAATTTATCATTAAAAGGACGTACGTATGTCGTGATGGGAGTAGCGAATAAACGGAGCATTGCCTGGGGGATTGCAAGATCCTTGCATGCGGCGGGCGCGCGTCTTATTTTTACATACGCTGGGGAGCGTTTTGAAAAAGAGGTGCGTGCACTTGTCGATACGCTCGAAGACGAAAGCTCCCTTCTGCTGCCTTGCGATGTGACAAAAGATGACGAAATTGTGCAATGCTTTAAGCAAATTAAAGAACAAGTCGGCGTCATTCATGGCGTGGCCCATTGCATTGCCTATGCAAACAAAGAAGACTTAAGTGGGGAGTATATGAAAGTAAGCCGCGAAGGCTTTTTGCTTGCCCATAACATTAGCGCTTATTCTTTAACCGCGGTGGCCAGGGAAGCAAAAGAGCTGATGACGGAAGGCGGAAGCATTGTTACGCTGACATATCTTGGCGGCGAGCGGGTTGTCCAAAATTATAACATTATGGGAGTCGCCAAAGCGGCGCTCGATGCGAGCGTCAAATATTTAGCTAACGATTTAGGAAAATACGGCATCCGCGTCAACGCCATCTCCGCCGGACCGATTCGTACATTATCGGCGAAAGGGGTCAGTGATTTTAACTCGATTTTAAAACAAATCGAAGAGCGCGCTCCGCTTCGCCGCACGACGACGCAAGAAGAAGTCGGCGATACGGCCCTATTCTTGTTTAGTGATCTTTCACGCGGCATTACGGGGGAAGTTATTCACGTTGATTCCGGATATCATATTTTAGGGTATTAA